A section of the Amycolatopsis sp. AA4 genome encodes:
- a CDS encoding LLM class flavin-dependent oxidoreductase: MTGLTGPRLAVALEGAGWHPAAWREADARPADLLTAGYWTELVQEAEAAHLDFVTFEDFLSLRDPSEPAARPDRAQTRLDAVLLASRIAPLTSHIGLIPTAVVTHTEPFHLSKAIATLDYVSTGRAGVRVQVSASPAEFQHFGRRTPPEVPELFEEAADYVEVLRRLWDSWEDDAEIRDVATGRFIDREKLHYIDFEGRWFSVKGPSITPRPPQGQPIVAALAHGPDAYRLAARQADVVYVTPNDRAHAASIIDEIGAPLQVFADLVVFLGETEQAAADRKARLDDRAEFSSDAHVFTGTPAQLADLLLDWHAAGLTGFRLRPGALPHDLTAITRALVPELRDRGAFRTGYEASTLRGLLGLPRPANRYAA; encoded by the coding sequence ATGACAGGGCTCACCGGACCACGGCTCGCCGTCGCGCTGGAGGGCGCCGGCTGGCATCCGGCCGCGTGGCGCGAAGCCGACGCCCGCCCGGCCGACCTGCTCACCGCCGGATACTGGACCGAATTGGTCCAGGAAGCCGAAGCCGCGCACCTGGACTTCGTCACCTTCGAGGACTTCCTCTCCCTGCGCGACCCCAGCGAACCGGCCGCCCGGCCCGACCGGGCGCAGACCCGCTTGGACGCCGTGCTGCTCGCCTCGCGGATCGCCCCGCTGACGTCGCACATCGGCCTGATCCCGACCGCCGTCGTCACCCACACGGAGCCGTTCCACCTGTCGAAGGCGATCGCGACGCTCGACTACGTCAGCACCGGCCGCGCCGGGGTCCGCGTGCAGGTTTCCGCCAGCCCGGCGGAGTTCCAGCACTTCGGCCGCCGCACCCCGCCCGAGGTGCCCGAACTGTTCGAGGAAGCCGCCGACTACGTCGAGGTACTGCGCCGATTGTGGGACAGCTGGGAGGACGACGCCGAGATCCGCGACGTCGCGACCGGCCGGTTCATCGACCGCGAGAAACTGCACTACATCGACTTCGAGGGCCGCTGGTTCTCCGTCAAGGGACCGTCCATCACGCCGCGTCCGCCGCAGGGCCAGCCGATTGTCGCCGCCCTCGCGCACGGTCCCGACGCCTACCGCCTCGCCGCGCGTCAGGCCGACGTCGTGTACGTGACCCCGAACGACCGTGCGCACGCCGCGTCGATCATTGACGAAATCGGTGCGCCCCTTCAGGTTTTCGCCGACCTCGTAGTGTTCCTCGGCGAAACCGAGCAGGCCGCGGCCGACCGCAAAGCCCGCCTGGACGACCGCGCCGAGTTCTCCTCGGACGCCCACGTCTTCACCGGCACCCCGGCCCAGCTGGCCGACCTTCTGCTCGACTGGCACGCCGCCGGTCTGACCGGGTTCCGGCTGCGCCCCGGCGCCCTGCCGCACGATCTGACCGCGATCACCCGCGCGCTGGTCCCCGAACTGCGCGACCGAGGCGCCTTCCGCACCGGATACGAGGCCTCGACCCTGCGCGGGCTGCTCGGCCTGCCGCGCCCGGCCAACCGCTACGCCGCCTGA
- a CDS encoding ABC transporter substrate-binding protein: MALPLLLAACGTAGGASPQDAGPPRPGGTLRLGISSNPDCIDPQQASTNASVNVGRQLVDSLTDQDPKTGAITPWLADRWTVSPDSTSFTFHLRSGATFSDGSPVDAAAVKTSFDGIKALGAKALLGSSYLAAYRGATVVDPATVRLDFTQPSAQFLQASSTMSLGVLAPAAFRHTAEQRCQGTGLIGSGPFVFTSLKPNQNILLSKRTGYRWGSPLWRHQGEAYVDKIDFRVVPEPGVRSGSLTSGQLDAITDVQPVDEPQFSGNGFTEPVRPNPGIVFNLHANVTRGVLTDEKVRQAVSKGVNRPEVTSTVLTRNYKPATSILGSATPLYTDLSKELAYDPAGAQALLQSDGWLPGPDGIRTKNGQRLTASVLFSAVFNQNQSVLELIQQQLRKIGFDLKIELHTNSEVTRLQQAGDYDFLWYNVTRADPDILRQQFSTKTNNRSKLPADNPLDASLNEQSATVDPAKRKPAAEQAQRTIVEQAYSIPVFELTQVLGVGPNAHDVGFEASSRLQLFDAWVSGS, from the coding sequence CTGGCCCTTCCGCTGCTGCTCGCCGCGTGCGGCACGGCGGGCGGGGCCAGCCCGCAGGACGCCGGTCCCCCGCGCCCGGGCGGCACGCTCCGGCTGGGCATCTCGTCCAATCCGGACTGCATCGACCCGCAGCAGGCGAGCACCAACGCTTCGGTGAACGTCGGCCGCCAGCTGGTCGATTCGCTGACCGACCAGGACCCGAAGACCGGCGCGATCACGCCGTGGCTCGCCGACCGCTGGACGGTCAGCCCCGATTCGACGAGCTTCACCTTCCACCTCCGCTCCGGCGCGACGTTCTCCGACGGCTCCCCGGTGGACGCCGCGGCGGTGAAGACGAGCTTCGACGGCATCAAGGCACTCGGCGCGAAGGCCCTCCTCGGATCCAGCTACCTCGCTGCCTACCGCGGTGCGACGGTGGTCGACCCGGCGACGGTCCGGCTCGACTTCACCCAGCCCAGCGCCCAGTTCCTGCAGGCCAGCTCCACGATGTCGCTCGGCGTGCTCGCGCCCGCGGCGTTCCGGCACACCGCCGAGCAGCGCTGCCAGGGCACCGGCCTGATCGGCTCGGGGCCGTTCGTGTTCACCAGCCTGAAGCCGAACCAGAACATCCTGCTCAGCAAGCGCACCGGCTACCGCTGGGGTTCCCCGTTGTGGCGGCACCAGGGCGAGGCGTACGTCGACAAGATCGACTTCCGCGTCGTCCCGGAGCCGGGCGTGCGGTCGGGCAGCCTGACGTCCGGGCAGCTCGACGCGATCACCGACGTCCAGCCGGTGGACGAACCGCAGTTCTCCGGCAACGGCTTCACCGAACCGGTCCGGCCGAACCCGGGCATCGTGTTCAACCTGCACGCGAACGTGACCCGGGGCGTCCTCACCGACGAGAAGGTGCGCCAGGCGGTGTCGAAGGGCGTGAACCGGCCCGAGGTCACGAGCACCGTGCTCACCCGGAATTACAAGCCCGCCACGAGCATCCTCGGCTCCGCGACGCCGCTGTACACCGACCTGTCGAAGGAACTCGCCTACGACCCGGCGGGCGCGCAGGCGCTGCTGCAGTCCGACGGCTGGCTGCCCGGCCCGGACGGCATCCGGACGAAGAACGGCCAGCGGCTCACCGCGTCCGTGCTGTTCTCCGCGGTGTTCAACCAGAACCAGAGCGTGCTGGAGCTGATCCAGCAGCAGCTGCGCAAGATCGGGTTCGACCTGAAGATCGAGCTGCACACCAACTCCGAGGTCACCCGGCTGCAGCAGGCCGGCGACTACGATTTCCTCTGGTACAACGTCACCCGCGCCGACCCGGACATCCTGCGCCAGCAGTTCTCCACGAAGACGAACAACCGCAGCAAGCTGCCCGCGGACAACCCGCTCGACGCGTCGCTGAACGAACAGTCCGCCACCGTCGACCCCGCGAAGCGCAAGCCCGCGGCGGAACAGGCGCAGCGCACCATCGTGGAGCAGGCCTACTCGATCCCGGTGTTCGAGCTGACGCAGGTGCTCGGCGTCGGACCGAACGCGCACGACGTCGGCTTCGAGGCTTCCTCGCGGCTGCAGCTGTTCGACGCCTGGGTTTCGGGCTCGTGA
- a CDS encoding LLM class flavin-dependent oxidoreductase — translation MPSETHPLRKLGFLTIGLFDGDDPRPGHESTLRVLELGEQLGFDSAWVRHRHLQYGISSPVAVLAAATQRTSRIELGTAVIPLGWENPLRLAEDLATVDVLSGGRLNPGVSVSPPMHYEDVRGALYPDTGDLENFGYDRVSRLLSLVRGEPASTFSGTEGIETFSDRVQPHSPGLASRLWYGGASTRSAIWTGQAGMNYLTSSVVRAEEGSTDFEKIQLSHVRAFRAHHPDGARARVSQGLVVIPTDNATAEQRAKYEDYAAKRLPRTKTPQGPGGLLFSRDYVGTSAELAEQLYRHAAFREIDEVAFALPFTFEHEDYVQILTDLATRLGPELGWKPAA, via the coding sequence GTGCCGAGCGAAACGCACCCGCTGCGCAAACTGGGTTTCCTGACGATCGGCCTGTTCGACGGCGACGACCCGCGGCCGGGCCACGAATCCACGCTGCGCGTGCTGGAACTCGGCGAGCAGCTCGGGTTCGACAGCGCCTGGGTGCGCCACCGGCACCTGCAGTACGGCATCTCGTCGCCGGTCGCGGTGCTCGCCGCGGCCACCCAGCGCACCAGCCGGATCGAACTGGGCACCGCGGTCATCCCGCTCGGCTGGGAAAACCCGCTGCGGCTGGCCGAAGACCTGGCGACCGTCGACGTCCTGTCCGGCGGACGGCTCAACCCCGGAGTGAGCGTCAGCCCGCCGATGCACTACGAGGACGTGCGCGGCGCGCTGTATCCGGACACCGGCGACCTCGAAAACTTCGGCTACGACCGGGTCTCGCGACTGTTGTCGCTGGTCCGCGGCGAGCCCGCTTCGACGTTCAGCGGCACCGAAGGCATCGAGACATTCTCCGACCGCGTGCAGCCGCATTCGCCGGGTCTCGCGAGCCGCCTGTGGTACGGCGGCGCGAGCACCCGGTCGGCGATCTGGACCGGACAGGCCGGGATGAACTACCTGACCAGCAGCGTCGTCCGGGCCGAGGAAGGCTCGACGGACTTCGAGAAGATCCAGCTGTCGCACGTACGCGCGTTCCGGGCCCACCATCCGGACGGCGCGCGGGCTCGGGTTTCGCAAGGCCTGGTGGTGATTCCGACCGACAACGCCACGGCGGAGCAGCGCGCGAAGTACGAGGATTATGCGGCAAAACGCCTGCCCCGCACGAAAACCCCGCAGGGCCCGGGCGGTCTGCTGTTCTCGCGCGATTACGTCGGCACGTCCGCTGAGCTCGCCGAGCAGCTGTACCGGCACGCCGCCTTCCGCGAGATCGACGAGGTCGCCTTCGCACTGCCGTTCACCTTCGAGCACGAGGATTACGTGCAGATCCTCACCGATCTCGCCACCCGGCTGGGACCGGAGCTGGGCTGGAAACCGGCGGCATGA
- a CDS encoding ABC transporter permease: protein MSEAVLPQRFLVRRPGLLLSGLLLAAVLIAAFAPTLFTGQDPITGVPSERLQGPSLAHLFGTDETGRDVFARVVHGAGLSLRATVLAVLVAFAAGSALGLLAGFRGGWLDAVVMRIVDVLQAVPAILLSLALVTALGFGTTNVAIAVGVANLAAFARLMRAEVLRVRSGVFVEAARASGVRWAGVLGRHVLPNALGPVLVLATVTVGTAVLEVSALSFLGFGASPPTPEWGALVAGGRNFLATAWWMTTFPGLTVAAVVLAANRVSRALDSERS from the coding sequence ATGTCTGAAGCTGTGCTGCCCCAACGATTCCTCGTCCGCCGACCGGGCCTGCTCCTGTCCGGGCTCCTGCTCGCCGCGGTGCTGATCGCCGCTTTCGCACCCACCCTGTTCACCGGCCAAGACCCCATCACCGGTGTCCCGTCCGAACGGCTCCAAGGCCCGTCGCTCGCGCACCTGTTCGGCACCGACGAAACCGGCCGCGACGTGTTCGCCCGCGTCGTGCACGGAGCCGGGCTCTCGCTGCGTGCGACCGTGCTCGCCGTCCTGGTCGCGTTCGCCGCCGGGTCCGCGTTGGGGCTGCTCGCCGGGTTCCGCGGCGGGTGGCTCGACGCTGTCGTGATGCGGATCGTCGACGTCCTTCAGGCGGTCCCGGCGATCCTGCTGTCGCTGGCGCTGGTGACCGCGCTCGGCTTCGGCACCACGAACGTGGCGATCGCCGTCGGAGTCGCGAATCTCGCCGCGTTCGCCCGGCTGATGCGGGCCGAAGTGCTGCGGGTCCGTTCGGGCGTGTTCGTGGAGGCGGCGCGGGCGTCGGGCGTGCGCTGGGCTGGTGTGCTCGGGCGGCATGTGCTGCCCAACGCGCTCGGACCGGTCCTGGTGCTGGCGACGGTGACGGTCGGCACGGCGGTGCTCGAAGTGTCCGCGCTCAGCTTCCTCGGCTTCGGCGCGAGCCCGCCGACGCCGGAGTGGGGCGCGCTCGTGGCCGGCGGACGCAATTTCCTGGCCACCGCTTGGTGGATGACCACGTTCCCGGGCCTGACCGTCGCGGCTGTGGTGCTGGCCGCGAACCGCGTGTCCCGGGCTCTCGACAGCGAACGGAGCTGA
- a CDS encoding aminoglycoside phosphotransferase family protein — protein MHTDEADIDDDLVRRLVAAQFPQWAGLPVSRVASSGTENAMFRLGDDLVARLPRLERGAAEIGHEQRWLRWLAPRLPVAVPEVLAEGRPGEGFAWAWSVLRWLPGVNPEFGDAQVARDLGAFVKALRGLDTSGAPEISRGRPLRTRDAPTREAIAQLGGDPAYVTAWEKALAAPEWAGEPVWLHADLSPGNVLVDDGGLSAVLDFAGVGIGDPAVDVIPAWNTFAAAERKVFRSAVEVDDATWERGRGWALSIALIQLPYYRETNPVLAANARRTIEAVLEG, from the coding sequence ATGCACACGGACGAAGCGGATATCGACGACGACCTGGTCCGTCGCCTCGTCGCGGCGCAGTTTCCGCAGTGGGCCGGGCTGCCGGTCTCGCGGGTCGCCTCGTCGGGGACGGAAAACGCGATGTTCCGGCTCGGCGACGACCTGGTGGCGCGGCTGCCGCGGCTGGAGCGCGGGGCCGCTGAGATCGGGCACGAACAGCGCTGGCTGCGGTGGCTCGCGCCGCGGCTGCCGGTCGCGGTGCCGGAAGTGCTCGCCGAAGGACGGCCCGGCGAGGGTTTCGCCTGGGCCTGGTCGGTGCTGCGCTGGCTGCCCGGCGTCAACCCGGAGTTCGGCGACGCCCAGGTGGCGCGGGACCTGGGCGCGTTCGTGAAAGCGTTGCGGGGCCTCGATACTTCCGGCGCGCCGGAGATCAGCCGCGGCCGCCCGCTGCGCACGCGGGACGCGCCGACCCGGGAGGCGATCGCCCAGCTCGGCGGCGATCCGGCGTACGTCACGGCGTGGGAGAAGGCGCTCGCGGCACCGGAATGGGCCGGGGAGCCGGTGTGGCTGCACGCGGATCTGTCGCCGGGGAACGTGCTCGTCGACGACGGCGGATTGAGCGCGGTGCTGGACTTCGCCGGGGTCGGGATCGGCGATCCGGCGGTGGACGTGATCCCGGCGTGGAACACGTTCGCGGCGGCCGAGCGGAAGGTGTTCCGTTCAGCGGTGGAGGTGGACGACGCGACGTGGGAACGCGGGCGGGGCTGGGCGTTGTCGATCGCGCTGATCCAGCTGCCGTATTACCGGGAGACGAACCCGGTGCTGGCGGCGAATGCTCGGCGCACGATCGAGGCTGTGTTGGAGGGCTGA
- a CDS encoding ABC transporter ATP-binding protein: MLEISELAVSYRTSGGVVPAVRDVSLKVGAGEIVAVVGESGSGKSTTAHAAIGLLPRGGRVHHGQISFDGLDLTALSEKDWRRVRGTGIALVPQDPTVSLNPVRRIGEQVAEVLLIHRLAARNEAAERAVELLRRAGVDRPELRARQYPHELSGGLRQRVLIAIALAGQPRLIIADEPTSALDVTVQKEILDHLAELAADDGTAILLITHDLGVAADRAGRIAVLSEGRLVEEGPARELLAAPTQDYTQRLLAAAPSLSREPLRPRRAEGPEVLLSVDSVSKTFASSRAGSVRAVDDVSFQLTRGRTLALVGESGSGKTTTARMVVGLETPTAGTVRFDGQDVTRLPAAELRRLRRRFQLVYQNPYASLNPRFSIADVIGEPLRAFRVSGRAERVAELADQVALPSSVLRRKPAELSGGQRQRAAIARALALRPDLVVLDEPVSALDVSVQAQILNLLVELQDELGLTYLFITHDLAVVREIADQVGVMRQGKLLESGPADDVLLRPREQYTRDLLAAIPGGEQVRA; this comes from the coding sequence GTGCTGGAGATCAGCGAGCTGGCGGTCTCGTACCGCACCTCGGGCGGCGTGGTGCCCGCCGTGCGCGACGTGAGCCTGAAGGTGGGAGCGGGCGAGATCGTCGCGGTGGTCGGCGAATCCGGTTCCGGGAAGAGCACCACCGCGCACGCCGCGATCGGGCTGCTCCCCCGCGGCGGACGAGTCCACCATGGACAGATCAGCTTCGACGGACTCGATCTGACCGCATTGTCCGAAAAGGACTGGCGGCGGGTGCGCGGCACCGGGATCGCGCTGGTGCCCCAGGATCCGACGGTGTCGCTCAACCCGGTCCGGCGGATCGGCGAGCAGGTGGCCGAGGTCTTGCTGATCCACCGGCTGGCGGCCCGGAACGAAGCCGCCGAACGCGCGGTGGAACTGCTGCGGAGGGCGGGCGTCGACCGGCCGGAACTGCGGGCGCGGCAGTATCCGCACGAGCTGTCGGGCGGGCTGCGGCAGCGGGTGCTGATCGCCATCGCGCTCGCGGGCCAGCCCCGGCTGATCATCGCCGACGAGCCGACCAGTGCGCTCGACGTGACCGTGCAGAAGGAAATCCTCGACCACCTCGCGGAACTGGCCGCCGACGACGGCACCGCGATTCTGCTCATCACGCACGACCTGGGCGTCGCCGCCGACCGGGCCGGGCGGATCGCCGTGCTGTCCGAGGGACGGCTGGTCGAGGAAGGACCGGCCCGCGAACTCCTCGCCGCCCCGACGCAGGACTACACGCAACGGCTTCTCGCCGCCGCGCCGAGCCTCAGCCGCGAGCCGCTCCGGCCGCGCCGCGCGGAGGGTCCGGAAGTCCTTCTGTCCGTGGATTCGGTCTCGAAGACCTTCGCCTCGTCCCGGGCCGGTTCGGTGCGGGCCGTGGACGACGTGTCGTTCCAGCTCACCCGCGGCCGAACGCTGGCGCTGGTCGGCGAATCCGGCTCCGGCAAGACGACGACCGCCCGCATGGTCGTCGGCCTGGAAACCCCGACCGCGGGCACGGTCCGCTTCGACGGCCAGGACGTCACCCGTCTTCCGGCCGCCGAACTGCGCCGGCTGCGCCGCCGGTTCCAGCTCGTCTACCAGAACCCGTACGCCTCGCTGAACCCGCGGTTCTCCATCGCCGACGTGATCGGCGAACCGCTGCGCGCGTTCCGCGTCAGCGGCCGGGCCGAACGCGTCGCCGAACTCGCCGATCAGGTCGCACTGCCGTCGTCGGTGCTGCGCCGAAAACCGGCCGAGCTGTCCGGCGGCCAGCGGCAGCGCGCGGCGATCGCCCGTGCGCTGGCGCTGCGGCCGGACCTCGTCGTGCTGGACGAGCCGGTGTCCGCTTTGGACGTTTCGGTGCAGGCGCAGATCCTGAACCTGCTCGTGGAGCTGCAGGACGAACTCGGCCTGACGTACCTGTTCATCACCCACGACCTGGCCGTGGTGCGGGAAATCGCCGACCAGGTCGGGGTGATGCGCCAGGGCAAGCTGCTCGAATCCGGCCCCGCCGACGACGTCCTGCTGCGGCCCCGCGAGCAGTACACACGCGACCTGCTGGCCGCGATCCCCGGCGGCGAGCAGGTGCGCGCGTGA
- a CDS encoding NtaA/DmoA family FMN-dependent monooxygenase (This protein belongs to a clade of FMN-dependent monooxygenases, within a broader family of flavin-dependent oxidoreductases, the luciferase-like monooxygenase (LMM) family, some of whose members use coenzyme F420 rather than FMN.) produces MTAKQIHLAAHFPGVNNTTVWSDPEAGSHIEFSSFVKLAQTAERAKFDFFFLAEGLRLREQGGEIYDLDVVGRPDTFTVLSALAAVTDRLGLAGTINSTFNEPFEVARQFASLDHLSAGRAAWNVVTSWDAFTGENFRRGGFLPQDQRYSRAETFLRTAWELFDSWRGDELVADKESGRFLTDGGHFAHRDAHFDISGRFPVPRSPQGRPVTIQAGDSEEGREFAAATADAIFTRHGTLEAGQAFYSDVKGRLAKYGRSPHELVILPAATFVLGDTDAEAHEIAHEVRLQQVSEQTAIKFLEQLWNTDLSDHDPNGPLPSFDPVVGDLISKGRASVRMHRDPVATAHEWRQLAEAKHLSSRELIIEVTGRQNFIGSAETVASAMNDLVQADASDGFILVPHVTPGGLDRFADEVVPRLQERGVFREDYRGPTLRDHLGLN; encoded by the coding sequence ATGACTGCCAAGCAAATCCACCTCGCCGCGCACTTCCCCGGGGTCAACAACACCACCGTGTGGAGCGATCCCGAAGCGGGCAGCCACATCGAGTTCAGCTCGTTCGTCAAGCTGGCCCAGACGGCCGAACGCGCGAAGTTCGACTTCTTCTTCCTCGCCGAAGGCCTGCGGCTGCGGGAACAGGGCGGCGAAATCTACGACCTCGACGTCGTCGGCCGTCCGGACACCTTCACCGTGCTGTCCGCGCTGGCCGCCGTCACCGACCGGCTGGGCCTGGCCGGCACCATCAACTCCACCTTCAACGAACCGTTCGAGGTGGCCCGGCAGTTCGCCTCCCTGGACCACCTGTCGGCGGGCCGTGCCGCGTGGAACGTCGTCACGTCCTGGGACGCCTTCACCGGCGAGAACTTCCGCCGCGGCGGCTTCCTGCCGCAAGACCAGCGCTACTCCCGCGCCGAAACCTTCCTGCGCACGGCGTGGGAACTCTTCGACTCCTGGCGTGGCGACGAACTGGTGGCGGACAAGGAATCCGGCCGCTTCCTGACCGACGGCGGCCACTTCGCGCACCGCGACGCCCACTTCGACATCTCCGGCCGCTTCCCGGTCCCGCGCAGCCCGCAGGGCCGCCCGGTCACCATCCAGGCCGGGGACTCCGAAGAGGGCCGCGAGTTCGCCGCCGCGACCGCCGACGCCATCTTCACCCGGCACGGCACCCTCGAAGCAGGCCAGGCGTTCTACTCCGACGTCAAGGGCCGCCTCGCCAAATACGGCCGCTCCCCGCACGAACTGGTCATCCTGCCCGCCGCCACCTTCGTCCTCGGCGACACCGACGCCGAAGCGCACGAAATCGCGCACGAGGTCCGGTTGCAGCAGGTCAGCGAGCAGACCGCGATCAAGTTCCTGGAACAGCTCTGGAACACCGACCTCAGCGACCACGACCCGAACGGCCCGCTGCCGTCGTTCGACCCGGTGGTCGGCGACCTGATCTCGAAGGGCCGCGCGTCCGTCCGCATGCACCGCGACCCGGTCGCGACCGCGCACGAATGGCGGCAGCTGGCGGAAGCGAAGCACCTGTCGAGCCGGGAACTGATCATCGAGGTCACCGGACGGCAGAACTTCATCGGCTCCGCCGAGACCGTCGCGTCCGCCATGAACGACCTCGTCCAGGCCGACGCGTCGGACGGCTTCATCCTGGTCCCGCACGTGACGCCGGGCGGGCTGGACCGGTTCGCCGACGAGGTGGTGCCGCGGCTGCAGGAACGCGGGGTGTTCCGGGAGGACTACCGCGGGCCTACTTTGCGGGACCACCTCGGCCTGAACTAG
- a CDS encoding ABC transporter permease, whose translation MLRRLLQAVVVLWAAFTLSFVILYLLPGDAVLTKLGSAEGGPSASPEQIAALRAEYGLDDPVLVQYGKHLLAALHGDFGTSVATGDDATHQVLTALPPTLAVSGLALVLAIVFGGGIAVLGTFTRTRWVSQLLLSLPPLGTSLPTFWVGLLLIQLFSFQLRLFPALGSTGFASLILPAVTLSLPTGAIIGQVLAKSLRTQLAEPYIEVVRAKGASRRRVHFGHALRNAGLPALTLVGVVAGNLLAGSVVTETVFSRDGLGRVTAAAVTAQDVPVVQAVIVLAAFFFVVLNLVVDLVYPLLDPRVSVRKEVPAHV comes from the coding sequence GTGCTTCGCCGCCTTCTGCAGGCCGTAGTCGTGCTGTGGGCGGCATTCACGCTGTCGTTCGTCATCCTGTACCTGCTGCCCGGCGACGCGGTGTTGACCAAACTCGGCTCGGCCGAGGGCGGGCCCAGCGCGTCGCCGGAGCAGATCGCCGCCCTGCGCGCCGAGTACGGGCTGGACGACCCGGTGCTCGTGCAGTACGGCAAGCATCTGCTCGCCGCGCTGCACGGCGACTTCGGCACCTCAGTGGCGACCGGAGACGACGCGACGCACCAGGTGCTCACCGCGTTGCCGCCGACACTCGCCGTCTCCGGGCTGGCGCTGGTGCTCGCGATCGTCTTCGGCGGCGGGATCGCCGTGCTCGGCACCTTCACCCGCACGCGCTGGGTCAGCCAGCTGCTGCTTTCCCTGCCGCCGCTGGGCACTTCGCTGCCGACGTTCTGGGTCGGGCTGCTGCTGATCCAGCTGTTCTCGTTCCAGCTGCGGCTGTTCCCGGCACTCGGCTCGACCGGCTTCGCGTCGCTGATCCTCCCCGCAGTCACGCTCTCCCTGCCGACCGGCGCGATTATCGGGCAGGTGCTGGCGAAGAGCCTGCGGACGCAGCTCGCCGAGCCGTACATCGAGGTGGTGCGGGCGAAGGGCGCGAGCCGCCGTCGAGTCCACTTCGGACACGCGCTGCGCAACGCCGGACTGCCCGCGCTCACGCTCGTGGGCGTTGTCGCGGGCAATCTGCTGGCCGGTTCGGTGGTGACCGAAACCGTGTTCTCGCGCGACGGTCTCGGCCGGGTGACCGCGGCGGCGGTGACCGCGCAGGACGTGCCGGTGGTGCAGGCGGTGATCGTGCTCGCCGCGTTCTTCTTCGTGGTGCTCAACCTGGTCGTCGACCTCGTGTACCCGCTGCTCGACCCGCGGGTGTCGGTGCGCAAGGAGGTGCCCGCGCATGTCTGA
- a CDS encoding zinc-binding dehydrogenase has protein sequence MRALSITRYGGPEVLEEIEVPEPVPGPGEVTITVSHASVGLIDALIRRGTLADYDYAPKPPLVPGLEVAGTIRAAGPGSGFSVGDEVVTLTLPGMGGYADVKLAPAALVVPLAGTGVERAQAVAGLANTVTAYLSLTEAVRLPKDACVLVHGALGGLASVYPEVARLLGAREVVGTVRRPDQVEAAKQLGFDRVVLSGELGGLREERFEIIVDPVGGDLRIASLDLLAPMGRMLVVGSAGSDTAPMVDSNAVWGKNIGVVGFNVGGFLAADPAPARPAADAVLPLYTDGRIRLPVTVLPMAEAREAHRRMDAGEAVGRLVLAN, from the coding sequence ATGCGCGCTTTGTCCATCACCCGCTACGGCGGTCCCGAGGTCCTCGAAGAAATCGAGGTGCCCGAGCCCGTCCCGGGGCCGGGCGAAGTGACCATCACGGTCTCGCACGCGTCCGTCGGGCTGATCGACGCGCTGATCCGCCGCGGCACGCTCGCCGATTACGACTACGCGCCGAAGCCGCCGCTGGTGCCCGGGCTCGAGGTCGCGGGCACGATCCGCGCGGCCGGACCGGGCAGCGGCTTCTCGGTCGGGGACGAGGTCGTCACGCTCACGCTGCCCGGAATGGGCGGATACGCCGACGTCAAGCTCGCACCCGCCGCTCTCGTCGTGCCGTTGGCGGGCACCGGCGTGGAGCGCGCGCAGGCCGTGGCCGGTCTGGCGAACACGGTGACGGCGTACCTTTCGCTCACCGAAGCGGTGCGGTTGCCGAAGGACGCCTGTGTGCTGGTGCACGGTGCACTCGGCGGCCTCGCCTCGGTGTACCCCGAGGTCGCGCGGCTGCTCGGCGCGCGCGAGGTCGTCGGCACGGTTCGGCGGCCCGACCAGGTCGAGGCGGCGAAACAGCTCGGCTTCGACCGGGTCGTGCTCTCCGGCGAGCTGGGCGGGCTGCGGGAGGAGCGGTTCGAGATCATCGTCGACCCCGTGGGCGGCGACCTGCGGATCGCATCGCTGGACCTGCTCGCGCCGATGGGCCGGATGCTCGTGGTCGGCAGCGCGGGCAGCGACACCGCGCCGATGGTCGACTCGAACGCCGTGTGGGGCAAGAACATCGGCGTAGTCGGCTTCAACGTGGGCGGGTTCCTGGCCGCCGACCCCGCACCCGCTCGTCCCGCCGCGGACGCCGTGCTGCCGCTCTACACCGACGGCCGCATCCGGCTGCCGGTCACCGTCCTGCCGATGGCGGAGGCGCGCGAGGCGCACCGGCGGATGGACGCGGGCGAGGCCGTCGGACGGCTGGTGCTCGCCAACTAG